The window AAGAGGATGCTTGCAGTGCCTGGCTCACAGTAAGCCTGGGATAACTGGTCTGCCGGTGAGTGTTGAGGCTCACCTGGGAGCCAGGATCCAGGCTCCTCATTTTGGTGTCCTGTCCTCAGCAGGACCCAGCATGTCAGCCCAGCCCAGGTCAGCAGGCAGCTAACGAGCCAGACATAGTGCAGCCAGTGGAGACCTCTTGTATCTTGGACAGCTGTGGGCAGCGGCCTGGAGGCAAGCTCCCCAAGAGGGTGGACACCCCACACATCAGGCCACAGGAGGCTCTACTAGAGCCTAGCCCAGGGGGACAGAAGGAGAGTCTCCAGGAGGCAATGCCCCTAAAGGACAGGGCAGCTCCGGAAGAAAACACGGCCGACTCCTTCTCGACATCCacaccaggacctgagccactcAAAGGAAGGTAAGTCATCCTCTGGGGTGCTGTCCCTTACCCGACTCCCTGACCCAACAATTAAGTTATAGATGAGATGAATTCTAGTCCTGATTGCTCCTGACCTGATGTAGGACCACGGACCACTCAtgcccttctgggcctcagtttccccatctctatGATAGCTCTAATACCAGAATTCTTTGTTCTGCAAACCTGTACTTTAACCATGGGGATGTGAGAGAATGAGGGTCCCCTCTGAGATTAGAAGGCCGGAGGAATGAAGCTGGGATAGTGGACCTGAGTGTCCTGGGTGCTGGGGGAAGGTCGGTGCAAAGGACGACCCTCGAGCTGTCCCTCTGCCAGCCTGGGGTCTCTCCCTTTTTTAGAGTCAAGACTGTGGAGACCGAGCCAGCACCAAGGCCTGTTCCTCCACCGGTAAGTGGAGCCCGAGTAGGGATGGGGAGGGTGCGAGTCTGGAACCagggtgaggagggaggcagaTGTGGGACGGGGGTGGTATTTGGGTCCAGCTGGGGAAGGTGTGAATGTGGATGCACCTGTGTGCTTGtgtgagtgtgcacatgtgtgtgcttgcacgtgtgcatgcatgtacacatgtgtgtgcatcttGGGTCAGGAGCAAAGGATCCCTTTATACCCTGGAGCTTGGAAAGAGGAGCAGAACCCTGGGCTGGTAGCTGGGTTTGtcagaggagattttttttttttagaaggaaggTAATATAACGTGTTTATGCTGATGGACAAGATAGAACTGGGTGCTTTAGGGACAGCACGACAGGCAAGAGCTGCATCTGACTTGGGAGGAAGGGCTGGACAGGAGTCTACATGGCCTGGCTTGGTGGCTGGAGGTGGGTGGAGATGATCTGCCCCTGTAATAGGGGGGACAGACGCAGGAGGTGGCCAGATTTGTCAGGTGAATCAGTgggcatttattaagtgcctccTGCGTGTTGTCACTGGACAGTCGTGGATAGAAGAGGCAGACGAGTCCTGCCCCCGTGAAGCTTACCCTCTGGTCAGGCGGCAAGCGGCCGGTATGGACACGCCACGGAGGCTGTGCTGATCCCAGTGAAGGAAACGAGTGATGGGGCGGCCGTGACCCACTCGAGGCCCCGGCTCGTGGCACTGGGGGACAGCAGAGCCCAGGCGGGTGCACGGGAGGTTGCAGGGGATCCTCCGGGGGCCCAGACAGGAGGGGCAGTGCAAGGCTGCGGCGGAGAGCGAGTGGCAGGGGAAGCTTTGTGGGACAGTCTGGTGGCTGGAGGCCTCCCGGACCCGCCCCCCTGTCCTGTCCCCAGGAGGTGAAGGACCCAGTGCAGAAGCGGCCTCCGGAGCCCACGGTGGCCGCAGGGGCCCAGACCCTCGGGAACCTCCGGCAGGGCTTCATGAAGTGCTTGCTccaagtggaggaggaggaggccaccCGCCGGAGGGCGGCCAAGGCCCGGAGGTCCCCGCGGACCCTGACCCCCGCGCCCACCTCGGCCCCCCAgagcctgcccccagccctgcctcagaGCCCGGCCTCGGCCCCTGCCATGGCTCCCTCCTGGGCCCGGGCGCCTGTCCCCCGGGGGTCCCCCGTCGCAGGCCTGGACACGGGCTGGAGAAGAGCGGAGCCCTGGAGCGGGGACAGGAGCCTGACCGGCACCAAGGCGCGGTAGGGGCCACCCCGAAAGGGCGCGCTGTCCCTGGCGGCTCCCGTCTAGACTCTTGCCCCTGCCACCGCACCTGTTCCCTCtcggggtcccccccccccacgtaGCTCCTTTTCCCCATCCCTGCcagcttttctctttctaattccCCGAAGGCGTGTCCCTCCCCTTCACGTCCCCTGACCCCTGCCTCGTCCTCCCCAGGGTCACTCCGAGGCCCCCTGACCTCCCGGAGCCCCCCGCCAggtcctcccctgcccccccttcccctgGCCCTCTCCTCGCGCTTGGGGGctgccgggccgggccggggcggggtggCTGCATGTGTGCCCTGTGCCCGGGCCTGTCCTCAGCAGGCAGGAGCTGGAGGAGCGCGGCCTCTTCACGCTCTACCAGACCTGGGACGAGAGGCTCGAGGAGCAGCTCACCGTGAGGCAGGAGGAAGGTGAGGGCGCAGGCCTGCCCGGGAAGCCCGATGCCCTCCACAGCCCTGGGCcacggccgggggcggggggagccagAGCGAACCCTGGGCCCTCTCCCTGGGGTCCAATCCTCTTCCAGGTCCAGAGCCACCTCTCCGAGTAAGTGGAGCGGGTCCTGCAAACTTCTTTATGTTTCGGAGGCATTTCAGGCTCCTGCAACCCAAGCCCACTCACCCCTGTGGCCTCTGGAGGCGGCttggaggggggaggcagggctctggggctcccaggctgccccagaccATCCCTCACGGTGTGACAAGACAAGGGGACCCTGGACAAGTCCCATTTCCCACGGCAACCTCCCCACGCCCTCCAAAAAATGCTAAAGTTCTGAACAACCGCCTGGGGGAGACTCTGTGCCCTTCGTCTCCATCGTTCTTGGCGCTGGGCCACAGGACCCCACTTgcccccaggaggaggaggaggaggagggagctctgagccccagcccaggccccgcAGATCCGCGTCTGTCCTCCCTCCGCCCTTCACTCCTCCCCCAGATCTGTGCCTCTCCACTGGCCCCTTCTTCTGACTTCCTGAATGCGCTCTCTGGCTCCCCATGACCCCCTCCTCGCTCCTTTAGCATTCCAACTCTCTAGCCATTTTCGGAGAGGCCCTTCTGCCCCACACCCTAGAGCAGAGTTCACGGGCAACATGCTTCTGTGGCGCAACGACGCGGGGTTCCCACCACGACCGACCGTCAGCCCCCTCCGGCTGCCCTGCTCTGATGGCCCAAACCACCAAGCACTACGGTCACATCTGAGTTTAAGAACCATTCTGTTCTTTCCCTTTTGCCTGCCCTTGGTGGGTCCCCACTGCCCCCAACCCTAGACCCTagtcccccttcccctccccatttCAGTTCTGTGTGTCAGGGAGCTAtcacgtgccaggcactgaatTAACACAACTGCTCTCGGAGGATGGACTGCTCTGCCCCTCTCACAGATAAGAAAATCGAGGCTCAGAGATGTACGGTGACTTGCCCGTGGCAGTTGTGAAAGGTCGGCTTGCGCGGCCGTAGTGGAGCATCACACAGATCAGGAGGTCACAGGCCTcagatcagggtgtcagcagatttggtttctcctgaggcctctccccTCGGCCTGCAAGTGGCCGCCTTctcctgtgtcctcacgtggACTTTCCTCTGCGCACACACATCCCGGGTGTCTCTTGTGTTTCCACAtgtccttttcttataaggaccccAGTCAGATTGGGTTAGGGCCCACGTTACtgtctcattttaacttaaccaCCTCCTTAAAGGCCTTGTCACTAAACGCAGTCACACCCTAAGGTACTGGCGGTTAGGGCTTCAACAGAAGAACTTCGGTGGCATgctgtaagcctcagtttccctaccatGGCCATGGGAACAAGCATTCCGCTCCCACGAGGCTGTTGGAAGAATTAAAGGAACACGTGGCTCTAGagagcctagcacagtgcctggcacgtggtagGGGTGCCCTAACGTGGGTGTGCTCCTGGCACAAAGTGAAGGTCACTAACGAGCTTAGCTTTTGCACACCTGCTGAACCCTTGGCCTGACCCTGGAATAGAGCGGAGTGAGCGAGTGTGACTGCGCCTTCCACTGCCACTCTCGTAGTTGCCTGTGCCCCTCTACCCAGCCATGGGGGTACAGGATGCAGGACAGGAGGGGGGTTGGAAGGGGCGGGATGGATGAGGCGGGAACCAGGCGTGTCCTCACCTCACGTGACCCCGCTGTCCGCCCCAGCCTTCCGCAGTTACTTTGAGATCTTCAATGGCCACGGCGAGGTGGATGCACAGAGCCTGGGGAACATCCTGCTGCTGGTGGGCATCTCCCTGACGCCGGCTCAAGTAGAGGACGCCCTGATGAGTGCTGATGTTGATGGTGAGTGGGGCGAGGTGTCCTCCGGAGTCCCGGGCGGGGCCAGCAAGGTGTGGTTTGATGCTCTACTGTTGCGGTCTGgagatttttcataaatttttgaGTGAGGGGCCCCATCCTGCGTGTCCATTTTGCACCGGCACCCACAAACGATGTAGCTGGTCCCGGCCCCCAAAGTTAATGCTCTCTGAGCGCCTACTCAGTGCCAGCTGCTGGGGATTCAGAGATGACAGTGACCTACCTCTTGACCCTAGGATGTAGGTGATCTCTGAGATCCCTCCCTTCTAGGCCTGCGTGTGTGCTCCACAGGACATTCTCCCATGACTCGGTCACTCATTTAACCAGCTGTGTGACATGGGACAAGTCACTGAAGTCcaccaagcctcagtttctgtaCAATGGGGCTGAGAGCAGTATCCATCTCACCAGGCTGCTGCAAAGCAAAAGAGATAATCCAGGCAGAGCTTTGAGCTCAATGCCTGGTGCACAGAATGTGTCCAGGAGACACTGAGCTGCTAGTATTAttcatcagtaaatatttattaaatgcccaCTGTTTGCACAtttctgtgctgggcactgagaatGGAGAGATATGTAAGACCCAGGAGACCTGCATTTGAGATGCTCACATAGCGACACAGGAGTGAGAGTCACCAAAGGAAGCAGTGCTTAAGGTGGCTTGGAGGCAGGGATCaggaaggaaggcttcctggaggaggtggtgctTGAGCCAAATCGTGAaagcttaaatatttattaggcagGGACCGAAGGAAGAAGGGCATTCCTCTTGctagaaataaaatacacaaagggAAGAGAATGCAGCGTGAGAGGAACCCCATGTGGTTTGGTTGGCTGGACAGGGCATGGGGAGCAGTGGGGCTATAGGGGCCTGGGCACACTCCATCACTGCACGGGGGCGAATCCACACACACAGCCCGAAATtgagcccagctctgcccctaTGTGACTCTCGGCAACAGCTTGCTTTTCTCTGTGCCTTAGGCTCCATCTGTGACATGGGGATAAGAGGCACCTCCAGAGGGTGATTAGAGACCATTCATCTGTCTAGTAGTTCAGAAAGCATCTGCTGAGacttacttgtctttttttttctttttaagattttatttatttattcatgagagacacagagagaggcagagggagaagcaggctccctgcggggagcctgatggtggactccatctcaggaccctggggtcatgacctgacccaagggcagatgctcaaccactgagccacccaggagccctgacttACCCATCTTgtattaaaagttttatttaaaaaataaataaataaatgaataaataaataaataaataaataaataaatattttatttatttaagtaatctctacccccaacgtggggcttaaaatcacaaccctgagatcaagagtcacgtgttcCACCAGGCTCCCCCAAGATCTTCCCGTCTTAAGCCCTGAGGACAATAGTGCAGAACCAAACAGACCCAGTCCCTGCCTTCCGGCGCCTCCATTAAATTCCAGACCTTATGAGTTGTGGTTGAAATACAGGGTTTTATGAGTGTGTAGTGGGCAGCTGACCCGGTCAGATCTGACGTCTCTGGGGCAGGGACGGTCAAGCAGAAGCATGCATAGGATGTTGACTAAAGGGTTGGAGGGCAGTGGAGAGGATTCTAGGAAgaagcagcatgtgcaaaggcccagagcaGGGAACATGGCCCCAGTGGAAGAAGAGATCTATGCTGGGGGTGCTTGGCCCCAGGTGAGACTGGAGACAGGTAATGGAGCAGGTCCTGAAGGGCCTGGAAGGCCGAGGTGGGAATCTTGTGGGTATAGAATTCTCATGCAGTGACTAGCACTTGTAATAATAACAGTTAATGACATTTAGTGAACTTGTATAATACACACAgccctgttctaagcactttgctTCGTTCGATCTCCCATGAGATAAGTAATGGTTATCCTCCCCTATAGATGAGAAAGTTAAGGCCTAGGAGGGTTTGGGGCTTTGCCAAGGTCTCATGGATAGTAAGTGAAGGACCAGGGATGTGAGCCCATGCTGCTGCCTCTAGGATCTGGGAGCTTCCAACACTGGAGATTTTAATTTTCACCTTCTACTTTTCAGTGTGCACTGCACTTGCTGCACTGAATGTGTGCTGTATACGTGGTGCATACGTGTCTCCTGTGCGTTTTATAACCAAACCCATTGAGTAAATGATAATAATCGTGCCCAGGCTGCAATGCCTGGGCCCACGCTGGAAGGCCCCTGCCCACTGTTCTACCTCTGGCCTCTGCAGGAGATGGTCGTGTAGGCTTCAAGGACTTCCTGGCTGTGCTGACAGACACCAGGCGCTTCTTCTGCTCCGTGGGTGAGTAGAGACAAGCCCAGAGGAAGGGGAGCTTGGTGAGGAGCTTGGTGGCTGGTGGACAGTGGGCCTCTGGAACTACCAAATGGTAATTGCAGACATCATCCCATGTCCCCAGAACAGAACGCCCTGGCGGACATGGCTCCCCCGAACCCCCACACCCTATTCTTTGAGATCCTGTCCCTGCTGGTGGAGATGCTGGCCTTACCTGAGACAGCCTTAGAGGAGATCACCAAGTGAGTGGGGCTggtggttgggggtggagggttgCAGACACAGAAATGGCTCCTAGTATTTTGGGCAGCTGAGGAACTTTGAGAGTTAGGACTCTTAGTTGCAAGTGAAAAACATCCACATAAAACTGGTTTAAGCAAAAAGGGACTATATTGGCTCACATAACCGATCATGGCTGCAAGAATGGCTGGATCCAGGAGATCAGATGATACCAGGAAGGCTATCTCTCCTGCTCATCTCTGTACCCTGGCTTCAAGCTCAGCTAGGCTCTTCTCACAGTGGGAAGGATGCCAACCGTCAGCCCCATGCTCCTACCCCTCTAGTCGAACAGATTCAGCAATAAGAGGAATTCTTTCTTGCGGTACCCCACACAGCATCCCAGAACAGGAGAGGTGGAGACTGCCTGGGGCCAGAGAGCACTGGGGATGGAAGCCTCCGCATGTCTCCAGAGTGGGCtggggtggtggtagtggttCAGCTAAGGAAGGTATAGCTACATACAAAAGGGACATCAGCACTCCAGGGCTAAAAGCAAAGCGTGCTGGCAAAATGGCCCAGCgggtctctctgtgtgtcacatAGAGGCTTGTCCCTGCCACTGAGACCAGGCCTCGTCCGCATGGGGccagaggagggggaaagagagcaGGCTATTTCAGCAACATCACCTTGGCAATCCCAAGACAAAAGGTCTTTTTTCCTCCCACCATCTGTAAATCACTCTAAATATATATGATTCTGAAGaacataaatgtataattttaaaaacaacaaaacaaattcccCATGTGTCCATTTCCCCAGTTTACAAATAGATCATTTCTgggactcccgggtggctcagtcagttaagcatctgccttcggctcaggtcaggatcccagagtcctgggatcgagtccctcatcagggtccctgctcggtggggaatctgcttctccctcagtccggccctccccctgctcatgcttgcacgcgctctctctctctgaaataaaaaaaaaaaaaagtctttaaaaatagatcattTCCAATAACATCGAAGCCCTGTGTGCCCTCCCCCAATCACAAAGGAGTCTCTCCCCAAATAAGAACTAACCATTACTCTCTtgctttctgttttaaattttcactgcttgtttttttttttccctttgtttactgaaaatttcaaatacacagcaaaatgaagagaatttcACAGTGAACGTTTATATACGCACCGCCTAGATTCCACCGTTGCCTTTCTCCCGTGCTTGTTTTATCTACCCATCCCTCTATTCATCAACCCATTTGggtaattttttattcatttcaagaTAAATGATCTTCAGTATTCTCTAAATACTTGAGCATACGTATCAATGACTAAAGATCGTTGCTTTTTTAgggctttcttttttcattatttgaggtataatttacatacaggtGAAACACACACATCACTAGCGTGTGACTCTCAGCAAATGCTCACACCCGAGCAACCTGAACCCCCCTCTCAAGTTATGTAGAACTTTACCATCACTCCTGAAAGTGCCCCTCAGGATCCTTGCCAGTCGGTCTCCGAACCCACCCCTGCGAGGCAATCACTCTCCTGGTTGTTTTCCATCACGGATTGGTTTTCCCTTTTGGCAACCTCACACGGATGGAAGCGCCCAGTGTCAGCTTCTCCACTTGTCCATGTCGTTGTGGATGTCAGTGTtcacccctttctttctttctttctttcttcctttcttcctttcttcctttctttctaagattttatttatttattcacaagagacacagagaaaaaagagagaggcagagacacaggcaggctccatgcagggagcccgacgtgggactcgatcctgggtctccaggattgtgccctgggccaaaggcaggcaccaaaccactgagccactcagggatcccctgtccacCCCTTTCTATTGCCAAGTGGTGTTCCACCCACGGACCTCCCACGGTTGATTCATCCATCCCTTTACTGATGGGTTTCTCAGCGGTCCCCAGGGGGGGCTTATAATGAATAAAACTGCCACTAACATTTTTTGTACAAGTCCTTGGGTGGACACATCCGTTTGTTTCTCTTGGCTGAATATGCAGAAGGGAATTGCAGGCAGGTGCATTTTACTTCGGAGAACTCgccagattttttcccccagtggttgtaccattttacaatcccaccatTCCTATGAGACATGGAGTGGCGCTTTCTGCTCTTTTCTCCCACTTGTTTGTACTCCTGAACACTTCATTGTTCAGCTTTTCATAAACTTTATATGAGCGGACTCCTACTGTAGTCTTTTGTTACCTGTTGGTTCTCCTCCACGTTATGCATTTGTGATCTCTTCACGTTCTTGTGGGTAATTATTGATCATTTGTCCTTCTCGCTGCTCCGTACTATTACGTGCGACTGTATCACAATATGCTTATTCATTTTGCTGATAGGCGTTAGGGCTGCGCTCAGTTTCCAGCTGTGGTAGAGACAGTGTGAATATTCTCATATATGTCTCCTGGGACACATGGGCAAGAGTTTCTCCAGAGCTGTAGTTTTTAAACTCTATGGCCAAcaccccttttaaaaaaagattttatttattggagagagataGAGGACtcatgtgtgcatgagcaggcggaggggcagagcgagagggagaagcaggctccccacggagcaggggaACCCgacgacatggggctcgatcccaggaccatgggatcacagcctgagccgaaggccgacattcaaccactgagccacccagacaaatGGCATTGTCACACAATATTGCAGATCTCTTCAGAGTCTGGCAGAAAAGAAGACGGTTTTCCGTCTCATATTTGCTttgcattcaatctgttgcaATACGTTGCTGTGCTTGAAGTGTATACAGAACTCTGGCCGCACAAATAAATCACAGGATGAGGAAGTATTTTACTAGCCTTTTCATTTATACCTACATATcgtgtggatttttttctttgatattacaTCAGACTTGATAAGTGGTAGAGCCTTATATGGTTAAGATGTAGAATCAGAGACCAAATCAATGAACTtttggtacatttttattttattttttaaagattttctttatttatttttagagaaggagggcatggagaggagcagaggggagggaggggaaggagcaaagaatcccaagcagactccatgctgagcaaggagcccgatgcgcggcttgatctcatgactctgagatcatgacctgagccgaaaccaagtcagttgctcaacagactgagccacccaagtgcccctatactcttccatatttttaaagtctatttatttaATCACTCTCAAGgggccacctaggtggctcagtggttgagcatctgcctttggctcagggcatgatcccggggtcctgggatcgagtcccacatcaggcttcctgcatggagcctgtttctccctctgcctgtgtctctgcctctctctgtgtctctcacgaataaataaatgaattttttttaaagcactctctacacccgacatggggctcaaactctcgatcctgagatcaagagcagcATGCTCTATGGACTGCTAGCTGGAAGTCCCTGTACTTAAATGAAGGAATCCACTCGTCTGTCTTGTAGTTTGAATGGCTCTTTGAGTTTTTGTAACATGCACTGGGCATTTGGAAAGTATTGCATATCTTCTAAATGTTGacatgtttcattttaattaataaatatatatttgctagtatatatatatatacactgtgatattatattttaattaatatcaCCACTAATATCAGAAAAGTCTAAGTATTAGAATTGTTGTGTGTGgctataattcattcattttcactgccAAATGCTATTCTGTCTGACATGTACACGACCATGTTAATGGATTTAAGTTTCCCAAAATTCTAACTTTTTCTTGAAAGCTTTAATTTTATCAACAAATGCTATCAGTTGTTCTTGAAGCGATGGGCTATCACTCagtcatttaaccaactaagtcacccaggtgcccctcaagtgcTTTTAACTAAAATAACCACATGTCCAAGTGCCCTGTTTTGCAGTGGAATCCCCTGAACTCCTTCATTTCCCCACTACCTGAAACTTTCCTATGAATGTCATATATTAAAAGcctagcttaaaaaaataaaaataaaaataaaaataaaaataaaataaaaataaaaaaagcctaGCTAGGCACCTgaattgctcagtggttgagcatctgcctttggctcagggcatgatcctggggtcctgggatcgagtcctgcatcgggctccctgcagggaccctgcttctccctctgtctttgtctctgcctctctgtgtctctcatgaataaataaataaaatcataaaaaataaaaaaaaaaaaagcttagctAGCGACTATGGGGAGAAATTCAAGTTAGAATTTGTGAAATAAGATAGCTCTACAAGGGGGTAAAACAAGTGTAACAAGTAGAAAAAACAAAtctgggtgcctgagtggctgtcagttaaggatctgcctttggctcaggtcatgatcctggggtcctgggattgagcccccacatcaggctcccttctcagctgggactctgcttctccctctgcctctgccattcccccctgctcattctctctctcacacacactcttgcataaataaatccttaagaaaaaaaaagaacaaatgtaagCATGATGTCCCATAGTTCACTGACTCAGTCTTAGT is drawn from Vulpes lagopus strain Blue_001 chromosome 8, ASM1834538v1, whole genome shotgun sequence and contains these coding sequences:
- the SPATA21 gene encoding spermatogenesis-associated protein 21 isoform X3; this translates as MWPALWSCCIPSGALTLPLSRALPVSQVPRGLLTRDSDNRKAQMYMEGRIKAPGAQPSPGMNTASKRPGAEPTISGVSQVAFADVAGVDSGKQPSSAPGGPAKGPRPRESSEDGPLELRPREQMRPAGPGKKQSAPREGPGELQAGREQVKPRSELGALPSRVPAAPERKQTAAQQGRQQNPGTVKGQVLQSHQQDPACQPSPGQQAANEPDIVQPVETSCILDSCGQRPGGKLPKRVDTPHIRPQEALLEPSPGGQKESLQEAMPLKDRAAPEENTADSFSTSTPGPEPLKGRVKTVETEPAPRPVPPPEVKDPVQKRPPEPTVAAGAQTLGNLRQGFMKCLLQVEEEEATRRRAAKARRSPRTLTPAPTSAPQSLPPALPQSPASAPAMAPSWARAPVPRGSPVAGLDTGWRRAEPWSGDRSLTGTKARRQELEERGLFTLYQTWDERLEEQLTVRQEEAFRSYFEIFNGHGEVDAQSLGNILLLVGISLTPAQVEDALMSADVDGDGRVGFKDFLAVLTDTRRFFCSVEQNALADMAPPNPHTLFFEILSLLVEMLALPETALEEITNYYQKKLKEGTCKAREMELAIGRLRSRKKLPYNPQEADLEVPERRVLRILSRLKQQNYAANLQSPYAQVPCIPLCPRLDKKMVRRKQGSQYVLDPCTPASLGPDIHSLLFQSASQGSREHGSECRKWLSSVLARTH
- the SPATA21 gene encoding spermatogenesis-associated protein 21 isoform X4, producing MWPALWSCCIPSGALTLPLSRALPVSQVPRGLLTRDSADNRKAQMYMEGRIKAPGAQPSPGMNTASKRPGAEPTISGVSQVAFADVAGVDSGKQPSSAPGGPAKGPRPRESSEDGPLELRPREQMRPAGPGKKQSAPREGPGELQAGREQVKPRSELGALPSRVPAAPERKQTAAQQGRQQNPGTVKGQVLQSHQDPACQPSPGQQAANEPDIVQPVETSCILDSCGQRPGGKLPKRVDTPHIRPQEALLEPSPGGQKESLQEAMPLKDRAAPEENTADSFSTSTPGPEPLKGRVKTVETEPAPRPVPPPEVKDPVQKRPPEPTVAAGAQTLGNLRQGFMKCLLQVEEEEATRRRAAKARRSPRTLTPAPTSAPQSLPPALPQSPASAPAMAPSWARAPVPRGSPVAGLDTGWRRAEPWSGDRSLTGTKARRQELEERGLFTLYQTWDERLEEQLTVRQEEAFRSYFEIFNGHGEVDAQSLGNILLLVGISLTPAQVEDALMSADVDGDGRVGFKDFLAVLTDTRRFFCSVEQNALADMAPPNPHTLFFEILSLLVEMLALPETALEEITNYYQKKLKEGTCKAREMELAIGRLRSRKKLPYNPQEADLEVPERRVLRILSRLKQQNYAANLQSPYAQVPCIPLCPRLDKKMVRRKQGSQYVLDPCTPASLGPDIHSLLFQSASQGSREHGSECRKWLSSVLARTH
- the SPATA21 gene encoding spermatogenesis-associated protein 21 isoform X5, whose product is MWPALWSCCIPSGALTLPLSRALPVSQVPRGLLTRDSADNRKAQMYMEGRIKAPGAQPSPGMNTASKRPGAEPTISGVSQVAFADVAGVDSGKQPSSAPGGPAKGPRPRESSEDGPLELRPREQMRPAGPGKKQSAPREGPGELQAGREQVKPRSELGALPSRVPAAPERKQTAAQQGRQQNPGTVKGQVLQSHQQDPACQPSPGQQAANEPDIVQPVETSCILDSCGQRPGGKLPKRVDTPHIRPQEALLEPSPGGQKESLQEAMPLKDRAAPEENTADSFSTSTPGPEPLKGRVKTVETEPAPRPVPPPEVKDPVQKRPPEPTVAAGAQTLGNLRQGFMKCLLQVEEEEATRRRAAKARRSPRTLTPAPTSAPQSLPPALPQSPASAPAMAPSWARAPVPRGSPVAGLDTGWRRAEPWSGDRSLTGTKARRQELEERGLFTLYQTWDERLEEQLTVRQEEAFRSYFEIFNGHGEVDAQSLGNILLLVGISLTPAQVEDALMSADVDGDGRVGFKDFLAVLTDTRRFFCSVEQNALADMAPPNPHTLFFEILSLLVEMLALPETALEEITKCSRTSFCSACLKLMCLSVLAITRRS
- the SPATA21 gene encoding spermatogenesis-associated protein 21 isoform X1, yielding MWPALWSCCIPSGALTLPLSRALPVSQVPRGLLTRDSADNRKAQMYMEGRIKAPGAQPSPGMNTASKRPGAEPTISGVSQVAFADVAGVDSGKQPSSAPGGPAKGPRPRESSEDGPLELRPREQMRPAGPGKKQSAPREGPGELQAGREQVKPRSELGALPSRVPAAPERKQTAAQQGRQQNPGTVKGQVLQSHQQDPACQPSPGQQAANEPDIVQPVETSCILDSCGQRPGGKLPKRVDTPHIRPQEALLEPSPGGQKESLQEAMPLKDRAAPEENTADSFSTSTPGPEPLKGRVKTVETEPAPRPVPPPEVKDPVQKRPPEPTVAAGAQTLGNLRQGFMKCLLQVEEEEATRRRAAKARRSPRTLTPAPTSAPQSLPPALPQSPASAPAMAPSWARAPVPRGSPVAGLDTGWRRAEPWSGDRSLTGTKARRQELEERGLFTLYQTWDERLEEQLTVRQEEAFRSYFEIFNGHGEVDAQSLGNILLLVGISLTPAQVEDALMSADVDGDGRVGFKDFLAVLTDTRRFFCSVEQNALADMAPPNPHTLFFEILSLLVEMLALPETALEEITNYYQKKLKEGTCKAREMELAIGRLRSRKKLPYNPQEADLEVPERRVLRILSRLKQQNYAANLQSPYAQVPCIPLCPRLDKKMVRRKQGSQYVLDPCTPASLGPDIHSLLFQSASQGSREHGSECRKWLSSVLARTH
- the SPATA21 gene encoding spermatogenesis-associated protein 21 isoform X2 → MWPALWSCCIPSGALTLPLSRALPVSQVPRGLLTRDSADNRKAQMYMEGRIKAPGAQPSPGMNTASKRPGAEPTISGVSQVAFADVAGVDSGKQPSSAPGGPAKGPRPRESSEDGPLELRPREQMRPAGPGKKQSAPREGPGELQAGREQVKPRSELGALPSRVPAAPERKQTAAQQGRQQNPGTVKGQVLQSHQQDPACQPSPGQQAANEPDIVQPVETSCILDSCGQRPGGKLPKRVDTPHIRPQEALLEPSPGGQKESLQEAMPLKDRAAPEENTADSFSTSTPGPEPLKGRVKTVETEPAPRPVPPPEVKDPVQKRPPEPTVAAGAQTLGNLRQGFMKCLLQVEEEEATRRRAAKARRSPRTLTPAPTSAPQSLPPALPQSPASAPAMAPSWARAPVPRGSPVAGLDTGWRRAEPWSGDRSLTGTKARQELEERGLFTLYQTWDERLEEQLTVRQEEAFRSYFEIFNGHGEVDAQSLGNILLLVGISLTPAQVEDALMSADVDGDGRVGFKDFLAVLTDTRRFFCSVEQNALADMAPPNPHTLFFEILSLLVEMLALPETALEEITNYYQKKLKEGTCKAREMELAIGRLRSRKKLPYNPQEADLEVPERRVLRILSRLKQQNYAANLQSPYAQVPCIPLCPRLDKKMVRRKQGSQYVLDPCTPASLGPDIHSLLFQSASQGSREHGSECRKWLSSVLARTH